From the genome of Astatotilapia calliptera chromosome 3, fAstCal1.2, whole genome shotgun sequence:
atgagagcaggtacagggcttctgcacatagacttaaacacacagcacaaCCCGCGgttcagaatcagttagatgtcgcctttctcacggtcggggctgaaagccgacagctcgctgattctgatctgtcggcgggtcggcgctttgtgttcacgccctttatgcgccgattctaaagctgttagtttgatctctctccaaacaatattgactgaaccagcagcaaaagaagatccaaactacgcttcacataaacatcgtcatgtaTTCACTcttacttttactgttttgctttgatcacgatgcacagctctctctccctctctctctgtacttcaagaacagtttcccgtctaaaaatctattttctgcattattcgcttgcttgttacgcacaagtctaccgttgtttacagcgctgtcggccgacggttttttttttttttttaatatatatacttccgaaaagaaaacctaatttctgccgtacaatactgaacaaatttaaacttttttaaattatgcaaaacgcttagccgtgtctctaataaaaccgctgtaactccAGAGGCaatgttcatgtgttgattaatggttttctttcgtttttgatgtactgcagaaaatttttataaaatcccaggccaggaaaatcaccttcatgtttttctgtgttttatcctcaggtactttgacacaaaggcatctgctgtaatgctcacacctttgataaagtcttgcgtgtgtcagcttcctttttcttgatacaaaaatatgtaaatgtactgatctgaattataatatttctgactgtcaaaatttcccagattcaaattgaattgaattgaatcaatcgaattaaatcgaatcgtggatcgaatcgattcgggaccttgtgaatcggaattgaatcgattctagaaatcagtgacgatacccagccctaattaTTACGCCCCCTCTTGCGTTAAGCAGATACAACACATGCATAAGTTAAAACCACAAACGTTCTGTCAATGACTTTTGacacagtttgaaaagaacATTGTCTCCGTCTCCACGCCAGGTGTTTCCTGTAGCTCATCTTGCTCTTGCTTATATCTGGAACATCAGACGCACGTCCTGCAACAAAGTGTCACTTATGCAGGCACAAAATGCGGTTACAAGCGAAATATATCTGAACTCTTACCTAAATATGATTCtacctactgtgtgtgtgtgtgtgtgtgtgtgtgtgtgtgtgtgtgtgtgtgtgtgtcgaccTCAATTGCACTCTGTCTCACCTCTCACCTCACCAACTAAAGCTCACAACCTTTTACCAGACAGAAGCCACTCTCATATGTATAACAATCTAACTGAATCTATATACGGAAtatattgaataaatgctttaatcAAATGCTACTACTCaaagcttaattaaaaaaagatataaatgaataaaagataATAATGAGTAACTTGAGTCATGTATGTTTTGTAAGCTTGTAGGCAATCCTTCCATAGCTCTAACTCACTTTGCAcaaatagttataactgcacctggaaTAAAGGTTAATATGTTGCCTgtatgtttaaacatctgaaggccctcttaaagctatctgttatatTGTTAAGGCAATGCTAATGCTGTAGATTATATTGTAGCGGTAAAATAATTTGTTCAATTTCACAAGTGCCACATAAAAAATACTTCCTTGTGATTTCTTTTGTTGGTAATGAATTGCCACAGTTGCCTGTAGTATATGTGGAGTATATACAAACACTTGACCCTTACTAGTAGTCATAATGAAACTATGAAACATGTTGGTTGCAGTTGCAAGGCaggacttttactttgaaaggaaTGGTCTCTGTTTAAAGTTTACATGATACTTTTTAAAGCGTCATTACCACTTGGTTAGTCAAAGGCGAGTGTTTGCAGAAAAGTTGCCATCATTAGTATAAACTACAAACAATCtcaaaaaaatctttttcacGTTTAAAGCAATAACAGACTTTTTAGACACAGTACTATTTTGTGACAAGGTGGCAACAGCCAACACCTTTCAATGCTCATATGGATaatacactttttttcccctggagACCAGGGCTTATATTAGTTAATGCTGGCTATGGCTCTCATATTACAGAACCTGCACGCTATCTCACATGGCAAATTACTGTCTTGAATTGTTAAAGTTGACCCAAACTTGGAGCGAGTAACTTTTAATATTCCAAACTAACCATTGGCAACCACTGTGCATAGGAAGTTAGCAAAATTATATctgatgtgcaaacacacacttggTGGAAATGTAACCCGTTCATCAAAGGCAGTATATTGTACAGGTGTTACAGTTCTTATTTTCCTTTAACCCTCAAGATTCTTTTGATTTTGAATCTTGTGTCTTGTAGAAAGCTCAGCCTCAAGGTTCCAGGTTCTCCACAATCATGTTGACTGGTTTGCCAGAAGAAAACTACAAGTACGAGGACGTCACCATGCTGGTGCAGCATTATTTCCTGGATACTGTACTGTTCTACAACTTGATAGTAATACCTCTGCAGAGGAGGGTAAGGAGTAGCAGCTGCAGACTGATACAAAcagatatttcatatttatagaACTTTGTCATGGTCTTTAATCTTTCCTTCTTGAATTGCCTccaggcttttgtgtttttcagtgacTGGAATGCGTGCTGTGATTTTGTCCAAGATCACATTAAAAATCCAATTTCTGTTGGAGGCCGGGTGCTCGACATCCATTTTGTGTTACAGGACATGCATCCTGGGACCAGTCAGGTATGGAAACTGGAGAAAGCTTAACTGATCAACATGATACCATCTTGCTTTTCCCAAGCAAACCCACATTTTGGAATTTTGGATACTATAATTGATCCTACTGAAATGATActttgtcacattttaataccaagatatttatttttttgttttatttttttattaaagtttttgtttttgtttttttgtcagagaCTGAACTTTAATAATCCGTCGATAAGTGTCAGTAATTGTCAATAAATGCATAATGCACGAATCGGCATTAAATAAGGTTTAATTATGAAACAAAATCTTACATTTATTCTTCACCCTTTAGAAATTACTCTGATCACAAGTTTGGTTGTATAtttatgaatttaaaaacaatacgcgataacatttttctttaaaattttaacatttgtcatttaattttttctcaGGAGACAATGTACAGAACCATGATGCAATGGAGCAATGCTGTAAGTCTCTCGTCACCTGAATAAATCTGTTTTGATGTAAagctgcagttttttgtttttcccacatCCTTCACAACAACTCTTGGTTGTTTTTCAGCACGTTCCAGATTCAGACTCTCTGGAGGAGCGACTGCTGTGTGTGGAGACCACTGAAATGCTGATGTCCCTTGTCACAATGGTCATGGATGTGGTGGCATCCTTTGCTTCTTTTGTCAGATTCCTGCCGCTTGCCAACAGGGTACGATAGTTCAAACAGtagcatttattttacattttagtgtAGAGCACAGCGATTGACAGTGTCTGCAGatctttttctgctgtgttttgttcAAACCAGCTGTAAAATATTCAGAAAGTCCTAAATGTAATTTTCAAAAAGGTAAATCAGTAAAGCTGGTGAAACCTGTGATGCGAACTACATTATAAGGGTGCATAAATGTGACCTAGAACCTCatcatattttaattaattgttACACATTTTTGATAGGCAAAAGTATGTAAGCTTAAGGATTATTAGCATCTTATTGAGACCAATTTGAATCCATTTGGTTTGGAAAAATTTGTGCAAAGGGTTTTGTGGTACTGAACACCTCTGCAAATGCACCTTTAGGAAATTGTCAGTTTTTTCTGCATAAGAGACCAGCAGTTCTTCTCAACGTAATAATGCTGTGACAGCATGCACAAAATGAAAGATTGTTGAAAGTTCTGATTTTTAATGCTGCAAGAGGAAGAACAATGTGTCAACAAAAAACATGATGAGCAAAATAATTTTGCTGCTCTTAAatttcattcatccattttaattcttaaagaattaaaaaatacgTGACTGTCTGCCAAATGTTATGTTCCTACCTACTTTAGCAAACCTGTGTTTGTAATACCTTCCTATTTGGCTAGAGACAtatattttattcttgttttaatttttcctcCTTtggttctttctcttcttctaccTCAGATATACATTGAAATGGCTGAATCCAGTGGTGTAACAAAAGTGTTGGAGAATATCTTCTCAAGAGACTACATAGCTATGAACAAGATTTGGTATGTTTGTTATGGcaagataaatacaaatacGGTATTTCAAAGAGTCTATAAGATTGGGCTTGTCTTTACTTATTCTTGAGTTAACccattcctttttttctcctatACAGGAGCAAAGTTGGACGCATTGAATCGTGAGTATTGTTTCCTGTAATTACTCTTTAAGTCTTTTTGTTTAGGGAGCCGAAACCTCTCAGCAGTAGTAATAAATTGTATTCAGTATGATTACTGGTTCATctcaaaaaaacaactcaaatttAGTTAGAGGCACGTGAGGATGAATCATCAAGTATTCAGTGAACATTTGAGCCACTGTGGGTGGATAACTAAATACCATTAGTTATTTGTTGGTTggacaaatgtttttaaaaactacacTGCATTACAACACAACATTACACCAGAAAAGTCTAGTaaaatttgtttttcatataaTTTGGCACAGTTGGAAGTAGGTTAAATGATTTCTTGATGcctgctcaatcatccaggtatgTCAATcttcaaaagttgattctgttcatctgagtGGTATAAAAGTGTTATAAGATTGGGTGACGAAACCTTTACTACCTCTGaaaacgctatgtccagatcaacagaatcaacttttggagaggtTAACTGATTCATTTAATCAgtaatgaaaagagaaaaaaaagtcgcACCTCTTATTTGTTCAGGAATACTAGCTGAGAACTTGGATGTTGCATTTCTTGCTTCACTAATTCATCTTATAGTCAGTCATTCTTTGAGAACTAAACAGCTTTTactataatttttttctttttttttaaatttcattttaatttcagtttgaaGAGCCTCAAAGAGTGTCTACAAGACTTCAGTGAGAACACACCCAACCCTGACCTGGACACTCACTTTGTTGAATTTCACAATTTCACAAGAACTATTCAAGGAAGCAGTACACAGAGCGAGGATAAAGTTAGTGCAAACATTTGCAaagtttcttatttttaaaactgcatttcaatATAAGATGTAGGATGTTGAAGTTACACAAAGTATTTCAGCAGTGATTATTAAGCCAACCATTTTAGTGCTTCAGAGTTTGTTCTTTGCTCTCTTTTCATTGACAGGATGATTTTGTAGATGAAATTGTATCTTCAGAGCAACATGATGAAAATTTCAACATGGAGGACTTTGTTGTTATTGATGAAATTGGTGAAGACATAGCAGAAGAAGATGTCAACCGCAAACGTTCTTCTTTAGCTAAAAAGATCTccagagaggaaagagaagggCGAAGCTCAGATGCGTCATCTACCTTAAAACAGACCTTAACAAGGTCCTCAAAAGACTCTAAGAGCTCTGCCTCTTCATTTTCCTCTTTATCTGAGCCGACTGAAACCACTGAGAAAAGCACCTTTTCTTCTAGGGTCAGAAAGACCCATTCTTCACTGTCGATTCCACTTCCTGCCTCCCCTGATCGGAAAACATATCCTAAGTTCAAATCTCCAGAAGAAACGCTAAATTCCTCATCCTTAAATTATAAAACCTGTACATCAAAGATGGCATCAACAGTAGCTGTTGAAGCAACAGTAGAGACTGATCTAACCGATTTTAAGGATGACACAAAAGagttgaagaaaaacaaaagagaagacaggaaaaaggATAATGTCAAACATCAAGAGGATGAGGGGGATGATGAAAATTACCAAATCCTTGATTCACTCAATGAGAAAAGTGATAAGCAGATAATTGAAGACAGGAACAAAGATAACGACACGGAAACTGACTCAGTTGGACTTGTGGAAGTACATGGACTGCTTGAGAGAAACTATGAGGTCTGCACAGAGGGCTCCAGTAAAATGGAAACAGATGCTTCTCTCCATATGTTAGAAATTGTTACAGAAGACCAAAAAACTACAGTTGAAGGGGACAGTCATCTGGTCAAAGATGAAGGTTCCACAGTAAATAAGCTGTCTGAGGAAATGACAGGAGATGACAATTCTGATAAAGATTCAGCTGATAAAAATGAAGTGTTGGATTCAAGTGGGAACCAAACTCCAAGGACCAGTGGAGATGGAAGCGGGGAAAAAGAGGAATTGATTTTAGAAGAATCTTTTAAAGTTTCCAAAGATCCTGAGCAAATAACTTTAGAAAAGCAGGACAACAGAGGCTCCTCAGTGGATGACACTAAACAAGAAGGCTTTGAGCTTTTGGATTCAATTGAGGCTCAGATTAAAATACAAGAAGACAACCAGAAACTGGAAACTCTCAGAGACCAAGTATCTAAATCAAAAACAGAAGCCATAGAAGAACAGGATGATTCATTCCAGGTAATTGATTCTGTGGAAGATGAGCCAGTgaccacagacacagagttagaAGCTGACAAGAATGTAAAAcgaacaaagaaaaatgatgaagCTAAAAGAGTTTATAGATCCCCAAGGAGGAGTGGACCAGAAAACAGAACATCTAAGGGTGAAGAGAAGGGCAAATCATCAAAGAAACAGACCCAGACTGAGAGAAATGACAGCACCGTCAAGAAGGTCAATAAAGCAGCTGAGGAGATGGTCTATGAGATAGTAGATTCTGTTGAAGATAAATCGATTCAGGATGACTCTTCTATAGAAAGTTCTGGTAGAAGAAGGTCTGTCAGAAGAAACAATGATAAAAAGACATTAACAGAGCCTTTTAACAAACGTGATGGAAAAGAGGATGCTAAGTATGAGATTTTATACTCCACTGAGAACAAGGCTTCTAGTGGCCCACTAACCATCATGACAAGAACAACCAAAGAAGTCTTGAAAAAAGACAAGATACAAACAAGAAGCAGACCTACACCTGCCAGAGATTCACTGGCGCCAAACAAGGAGGAAACTCCAAAGACAAAAGAGAAAGGACCTGTAAAAGAGAGCACGCCAACAAGAAGAAGTCACTTCATAAGAGACCTACATGAGGAGGAcgatatttataaaatattggACTCGGATGATTCTGTTATGCtcacagaaaaagcaaaaaggggAAGACTAAAGAAAGTAACTATAAAAGGAAATCCACTGAAAGATGATCCGTCTGATAAAGTAGCTGTTGAAGAGGACACATATCAAATTCTTGACTCTGTTGAGGATGAGATAGCCGATGATCAGCTTACCAGAGACCAGAGTACAGAAGAGTCAACTATAGATGATGAAAAAGACACTCTGCCGTCTGTGTCAGACTGCCAAGATAATCAATCAGTGGAGTCCTCAAACCCAGAGGTAAAGTTGCTCTTTAAACATGTGCtcttttttatttgtagtgATAATTTAAACTTTAATGCAAAATATTTTGCATGTCTTGTTGTAGGCTTTTGTGACTATAGATGAAGCAGGTGATGACGGGGAGGAGAAAGCAACTAAATATGAAGGTGAGAAAAGTTCAAGATCTGCTTACTGCAAACAGGATGATGGCACAGGTCTGCtatattctgtatttaaatCCAGACTGCTTTTGCAGGGAAATTTCAAAAACTTCCAGATAGATACTTTGAATAACTGTTAATTATCTAAACACTGGGTTATTGTTGACATATTTATTAATGGAAAGTCATAGGCAATTAGCCCAAAAGGAAAACTAGATCTTCTTGAAGATCTTACTTTACTTTTGCATTTTAAGTCAGTTTAAAGAATTTACCAGATAtggaataaataaagtattgcttattcttattatttttcttattgccATCTGCAATGTGAAACTAATGgaagtaaatgaagaaaaatgagaTTATAATAAAAGTAACTTGCAATTGAAATTCAGAGAACGTTTTGGGAGCTAcgaaacatttctgtttttagagTTAATGTAAGTCAGAAACGTTCTTTCACTATACATAACAGTTTCAGCATAAAGTTAaacattattttcactgaaaattaacaataatttgtttacagaaataaaatggTAGTCCCAGAGTAGTACTCTGTGGCACACCTATAGGacagtgttttctgttatgAAAATAAAAGGTTTCAAGTTTAATTTGAGTCTTTATTTGATTTCATGCATTAGAGGAGAATGGGAGCTTTGTAACGGTTGATAAACTGTGGGAGattgctgaaaaagaaaaagtggtaaCAACCAGGACAAGCGGTCAAGCCAAGAAGAGAACAAGACAGACAcatggtaacacacaaacaactaCATCTGTTACATAGTCATGTCAGACCAACATGAAACTAAAGGAATTTATTGTTTTCTCCTGTAGTGAGAAAATCTACTAGATTGAAGCAAGAAAGCACAAAAGATGAGAGAACAGAATCACTGCCTCCCTCTTCACTTGATTCCTTATCACTTTTATCATCCCCGGACCAAGTGGTGTCTGGATTGTCAAGTGAAGGCCAAACAGAGATTTGGAAATTGGAGGAAGCAGATAGACAATCCAGTATGGAAACCACATCTGCTGGGAAGCAGTCCAGCTCTGACTATGCTGATAGCCAGAGACTAGGAGAGGAGAAGCAAGGACAGAGAAGGACCGCCCGTAAAGGTTCAAGGAACTGTTTTCGCTCACAATTCACACCGAGCTGATTTTAAATGCATCGTTCTAAAAATCAATTTTGAAGTCGATAAAATTATAAAGTTGCAGCTTTCCTGGTTgccagtatttttttctgtcattatcAGAAGATTTGGAACAACTgaaatttgtcatttttgtttggaaaaaaaagttaatactTCAGTGTTACAGTacaaagcaattttttttaattaatacctTTGAATTAGTTTCTGCAATAGCTGCAAAATAATTTGTTGACAGGTTTAAAGGATTtgttgacagtttttttttttttttttcttcttcagctttTGGGAAACAAAGAAGTGATCTTGTCGAACCTGAAGCAAAGCGATCTCGCTCTCAGTCTCCTTGTGTCACTGATAACTTGGACCTGCCGCCTTTTAACCCCAGCATCCCACTTggtgagaaacaaacacaaataataaataaaatctgtttagTTCCAGAGATTTACtcagttatttttttgtaacgttctgttcctttttctgttcCTTATCAGGTCAAGAGCATGTTGTCCCTAAAACGGGGTATTTATGTAGCCTGTGCTCagttttctatgtagctgagaGCACTGCCAAAGACGTACACTGTAGAAGCCAGAGACATTACAATAACCTGCAGGTAtgcaaaaacacatacacaaaactgAATGGATAAAAAGATGTTTTGCTTCCCTtttataacctttttttttttttcttttcagaaacaTCACCAGACAGTTGGACAAACAGCTTCAAGAACATCAACAAGAAAGTCTCAAGACTCCTCTTCGGTCTAATTGTTAATGAGTAGTTGTTTAGCCCATGCTTAAATATGGCCGCTATCTCCTTTGACAGCTAgatttttgtttactttgagAAATAAAGGGCAAAATGATAAGAAGCCAAAGCTGTCAAGTAGGTAAATTGCGGAGTGACATCTTTGATTTGTTGGCACGGCGCTGCAGTTCTGACTGTTTACTTCAGATGTTCTTCTTTAGGCGCCTCAGTGTATAACAGTGTCGACAGTTTGACCATGAAGGATTTAGAGTTTACAATCAGTGAAtgccaaaaaaaatatttctgttccTAGTCTCGGGAAAACCTGGAAATAACACAGGCCTTAAACTTCTTTAAGCcattttgaatttaacagtAGATAATTGTGTCTATGGTAAATAACCTTGCCTATGTTTAAAACCATATTGTCATAAAAATAtggttgcatgtgtgtgtgtttatggccAGGAACCATGTATTCTAAATGAAAATAGGCCTACTTAAGAAAATAATAAgagatatttttttccactctggCTCAGCAAAATCTGATTATTATGCTGCACATGCTGATGAGAGACCAATGGACGAATGAGTGTTCAAAAGTTATtttggatttatttacaatgctATACGTACAGTGTAAATATGAGCGCATTTAATAAAGATGTTTTCAGATGTGAGGAGGCCTCAGGGTTGACCGAGGACACGCTAGAGAGATTACATGCCTAGGGTGGCTGGTTCTGTTTCTATGccagttatttatatttggtCAAAAATAATTCTGATTGCTTTCATTGTATGACTATACCAGTAATAATAATTAGTATTAATTACAGACACTGTTATCTTTTAAATAATCATTTGGATTACAGTTTGAGCAAAGGCTCAAGCATatgttatgaaatatgaaaattatTTATGTTTGTAACATTAATAGCAATAGTAATCTGCCGTAAAAGGTTGATGGGCTATTGCCGACATGGACACACAACTTTGTGAATGTGATGACTTGAGAACGTGGTGACGTGAggtcaatatttttttccttcagatgACATTAATGATATGTCATAATgtgatttaagaaaaaatacatCTTGCCAGTATTGTAATTTTTGCTGTTAAGATTGCTTCTTACAGTAAATTAATCTTGGGGTCCATGTTTGTTAACTTTGTAATGTCTCTTAATTTGTTCAAAAGTGTTTgcgaaaaagaaaaattatttgGGTTACACAATAATTAACATATAACAATAAGAAACAATAATTAACATGTCACTCATGTCAGTGCAGTGTTCTCTGCTTATGTTAGGCATGCAAGATTTAGTTCAAGGTCAACACCCcacatgtgtgagtgtgagtgagtgagcatGTGGGAAGagagagtgtgtctgtgtgtgggaggATGTTCTGTCAGAGTTCACTGTTAGATGATTTCTGAGCAGACTGGCTGGGTAATCTCAAGTTTTCCACTTTTCGAGTATAATTCTGTCATATTTGTGCTGGAAGAGGGAGCCATGTTGGAGATACTTTACAGCTTTTAATATCATTAAGCCACCAGGCTGCGGTCTCCCACTGAGGAAGTGGTGAGTAAACAAATGCATTTCAATTCCACGTGAGGATTCACATTTTGTGTTATGATACGGGTTGCGATGTGAGCCACGCCTTCATCCATCTGCCTTGTAGACTGCAACTTTTTAGACTGATTGTAGTGTAGTGTGTAGAAAAAAAGTATAGCATTTATTTGCATAAATGGGCTAAATACCTAATGGAAAACTTACagaaattattatttctattggagtaacagaaataataaataaatatttatgttaaGTGTGTCTTTAGAAAAAGTtggaatgtaattttttttttttgttatgacATTTACTCAGGTGTTTCAAATGTAACAGAATGAAAATGCACTTGcacaataaaatgttattttttttccatgtatCCATCGGGTTATTGCAGCACAGAGTAAGCTCTTCAGAATGACCTCATATGACAAAAGTAACTTCACCTTATTTGCTCATGCTTGACTCAATAAGTGACAGATTTGTGACTATCAAGAGGATAAAAAAAGGTAGCATGATTATGGTCAGTGGAAAATGTGCAGGTGTAGTTATTTAttggtgtatttattttatttaattatttacttaAGTATTTTgagactaaaagaaaaatattccaaATGCCAGGAAAGAAAACAGCTTGTTAATCTGACTTTCTTTGACTGTTTAGGGCCTAattctcgtgtgtgtgtgtgtgtgtgtgtgtgtgtgtgtgtgtgtgtgtgtgtgtgtgtgtgtgtaacctggACAGTAACTGCCACATTCTTGGATTCATGTGTGTATGTTAGTTAATCACTAAATGGAAATGCTCATGCTCCTTATCTGCAAACAAGGAACTACGTTTACTTCGAGGTGTTTCATAAAGAAAGAGATTAAATTAGAAAAATccgataaaactttattaatccctcaggtgggttcctctgggaaattctgtTTCCAGTAGCACAGCTCCAACAGAAGCTGCAAAAGGATGCAAGAATAGaaatataccatatatacacatatataaatacagagtatATAATAGCGATAAGTacactgtaaagaaaaaagtgctgtttttacaggaaaacgCTGGCAGCTGGGGTTACCAGGGACTTCCtaaaaaaatacagcagcacAGTATATCGCGTTACAGATGCAATATGTAAATTGATTTACAGTGAATGAAACTCACATTAAAACTGTTAAATCTACagaaaaaagaagttaatttCACACGTTGATGTTATATATAAATAGACTATTTCCTGTATCTTTTACAAGTAATAAATGCTTATTGTGGATCCATAAATTGTAAAATTAACAGGGAAATATGGaacaaaaaactaatttaaaatggTAGAACAACGGTGAAACTGTGCATATTAAATGGAGCTGCTCTGTATATTATACATAAAATCCATTactatgctgtatattttatgttttaatgtaaaattttaaCCATAAACCAGCAAATTTGTTACTGCTACGCCTACAcccaaacatgcaaaaatacatcttgagaaaacacaagagtggaaaatatcacttttgggaaatttattttgcagcCAGATTAGCCAAATGACAGCAATTGGATGCATTTTTTCCAACTAACACAATATGCAAGGCACACAGCAACTACACAATTCAATCAGAATATAGGCTATAAAAGCTGTGGAACATTCCTGCAAAGCAAGAACCATGTTCATGAAACAAGCATTTGTTAGACCCTCCAccagaaaaagttaaataacctgttaagactttaaaacaaaaaacacatattgTGCCAAAAATGATCATAATCACCGTGCAACGCAACACGCACCCTGCTGTCACCACAACCATGGCCCTGGTaagaaaacatcagcaaaaccACGTGGTGAAACACACCTACACATGTGGTCTAGAAACACTGCAGTAGcagcatgttgtttttttcttttcttatgtaaataaagaacattcctacaaagaaagaacatctTCATGAAT
Proteins encoded in this window:
- the LOC113019244 gene encoding uncharacterized protein LOC113019244 isoform X3, which codes for MPSTSAETSQHCHQKTRHESSRSRSHSPRQRHGSNGRRASPSSYSSHSRSPHKHHHSSEGRREKIKSGSRSPHSSRHTHSSPRYKNPNSYRHQSDLRSHEQWSDPRRRDEKLSRGLKRQPSMERSSPQPKKLKSTMKLQDTPDVQSLPEQPDLEMVVKNLAPVLLDEPLSTAAPSLSSCRPARRELTSKTPEAKPIFQKRWAIFSAKPKCDKPLPPTMVRLEGVYDSISYNDVVAAVGFFGKTKSVLLLRAKLQAVACFEKEEDAEKLRKMKKLSVKGVQVAVVKGKDAVSKRPLLTCTTEQKKRPQHESSKFGIIAPQTTESTSTGRITSLLVSFSSKKMKTAKNSNVPAIRRVELVEAKEAASKLPFRSSVLPHNGGSEKTVESSECETSAIESVVAPTESGQVETFTNTNVTEPNKVTETISQLSWCSVVASEAETGSITAAQESAVVSDDKDKVGATTSLTSNEMMQQEDFTKANVEATDTEPLKSGNTGDSTVTSLTVGEKLDEMYTKFTSACSGFRKALRPNFTNKVLLITYLPKYDEYADCYTEEEVANLLIPFGFQYLDENIYVSPQMRMAFVLMPTVQDMQNIIRATKKISFVLNKSALHLKPLSYALPMNPFGFYKSIMKKLPYQEMTDDGSAIIYIKNISQKEAKDLRKALKKIDSVKNYLPLLNKVFVEFNSIYDADRLGVWYSLLRRGFCHTVYRLKIPRIESTSQPPRLASKALPDTKNVTEGAVVPTANFGVPQGSTSPFWVTMTTYPFVFPTVSPWFIIPDFLTVNGLNDIEKAQPQGSRFSTIMLTGLPEENYKYEDVTMLVQHYFLDTVLFYNLIVIPLQRRAFVFFSDWNACCDFVQDHIKNPISVGGRVLDIHFVLQDMHPGTSQETMYRTMMQWSNAHVPDSDSLEERLLCVETTEMLMSLVTMVMDVVASFASFVRFLPLANRIYIEMAESSGVTKVLENIFSRDYIAMNKIWSKVGRIESLKSLKECLQDFSENTPNPDLDTHFVEFHNFTRTIQGSSTQSEDKDDFVDEIVSSEQHDENFNMEDFVVIDEIGEDIAEEDVNRKRSSLAKKISREEREGRSSDASSTLKQTLTRSSKDSKSSASSFSSLSEPTETTEKSTFSSRVRKTHSSLSIPLPASPDRKTYPKFKSPEETLNSSSLNYKTCTSKMASTVAVEATVETDLTDFKDDTKELKKNKREDRKKDNVKHQEDEGDDENYQILDSLNEKSDKQIIEDRNKDNDTETDSVGLVEVHGLLERNYEVCTEGSSKMETDASLHMLEIVTEDQKTTVEGDSHLVKDEGSTVNKLSEEMTGDDNSDKDSADKNEVLDSSGNQTPRTSGDGSGEKEELILEESFKVSKDPEQITLEKQDNRGSSVDDTKQEGFELLDSIEAQIKIQEDNQKLETLRDQVSKSKTEAIEEQDDSFQVIDSVEDEPVTTDTELEADKNVKRTKKNDEAKRVYRSPRRSGPENRTSKGEEKGKSSKKQTQTERNDSTVKKVNKAAEEMVYEIVDSVEDKSIQDDSSIESSGRRRSVRRNNDKKTLTEPFNKRDGKEDAKYEILYSTENKASSGPLTIMTRTTKEVLKKDKIQTRSRPTPARDSLAPNKEETPKTKEKGPVKESTPTRRSHFIRDLHEEDDIYKILDSDDSVMLTEKAKRGRLKKVTIKGNPLKDDPSDKVAVEEDTYQILDSVEDEIADDQLTRDQSTEESTIDDEKDTLPSVSDCQDNQSVESSNPEAFVTIDEAGDDGEEKATKYEEENGSFVTVDKLWEIAEKEKVVTTRTSGQAKKRTRQTHVRKSTRLKQESTKDERTESLPPSSLDSLSLLSSPDQVVSGLSSEGQTEIWKLEEADRQSSMETTSAGKQSSSDYADSQRLGEEKQGQRRTARKAFGKQRSDLVEPEAKRSRSQSPCVTDNLDLPPFNPSIPLGQEHVVPKTGYLCSLCSVFYVAESTAKDVHCRSQRHYNNLQKHHQTVGQTASRTSTRKSQDSSSV